The genomic DNA CTTATCGATAAACCACAAGCTCCAgtgaaatagaaataaaaaatccTTATAACGCATTGAAAAGTCACAAACcttctaataaaaaaaaaatgtagattCACTACATTAATGACCTCTCTAGTACCGGCTctatggatatggagggaggtacatgtagGTACACAAGCATCAGACGCATGATGGGAGTTAACAACCTTCTAATAAAGCTTATAAATGTCGGAGTTAACCAATAAATGTGGGAGTATTtggatataaatatataaatggaGGTGCAATGAGCTATGGTGAAGCACCAGGAGCTCACTGCCAAGAAGATGTCTCGAGCGAACCGGAAACTAATCTTTGCCCGTGCCCAACAGTACTCCAAGGAGTACGAATCCAAGgtgcaatttttttattttggggAAAAAAGACATGTAGTAATCTTCTTTTGTTCTAAAAATTCGATTTTTATCTATTCGACAGGAGAAGGAGCTCATCCAGTTGAAGAGGGATGCGAGGATGAAGGGTGGGTTCTATGTCAGCCCAGAGCCTAAGCTTCTGTTCATCATCCGAATTAGAGGGTACATGATCTATGAGACCATTAGAGAATCAATTATTTGATTTGCAATGCTTCTTAGGCTGTCGATGACAATAATGTCTATTGTTATTCTTGTTTAGTATTAATGCTATGCATCCGAAAACACGAAAGATCTTGCAACTTCTCCGTCTACGACAAGTAAATACCGATAGCTCTATTTACTATATTCTAGCAATTTTCTAGTGCATACATTTACTTATACTTTGCCGCAGATCTTCAACGGCGTGTTTTTGAAAGTTAACAAGGCCACAATTAACATGTTACGAAGGGTGGAGCCCTATGTCACATATTCCTTTACTTTAGGAATGCGAGACCTTCAATACTTCATATTGTACTTATAGTTAGTATTGTTCTAGGTATCCTAATCTCAAGAGTGTCAAAGAATTGATTTACAAGAGGGGatatggaaaattaaacaaaCAGCGGATTCCTTTGACCGATAATTCAATCATTGAGCAGGTATGTTTTGAGTGGCATTCTTTCACTTTTTATATTTGTTTCATTCATGTTGTCCTGATCATGTTCGAGTTATATTTCAATATTTGTGTGTTTCAGGGTTTGGGTAAATATGGTATTATCTGTATTGACGACCTCGTTCATGAAATCGTGACCGTCGGCCCTCATTTTAGGGGAGCAAACAATTTCCTCTGGCCCTTTAAGTTGAAGGCACCTCTGGGTGGccttaaaaagaaaaggaatcatTATGTTGAGGGAGGAGATGCAGGGAACCGTGAGGACTACATCAATGAGCTAATTAGGAGGATGAGATGAGAGAGGTCATGTTAATCTTGGTGCAGTTCAATCAAAATTTTTGACTTGTAAATATGTCAATACTTGCATTTTTTGTTTCCTCCATGATGAATTTTTCTTTCACTCTGCATTATGCTTTGCCATGACACATTTGGTATGAAGTAGTAGAATTGGCTTATTCTCTCTTTGCGTGAGCCCTATATGAACATCTGAGTTTAACAAGTGTATGATCTCTTGAAGAAATGATCTTTTTGATGGTTGTATCTATTTGACCTATGCCTTCATCTCGACTACTTTGCGTCTCAACATATCGAAGAGAACCTCCAAGTTTCGGTTATTATCGAGCAAGGAAGATATTGGACACTGGACCGTTCTGGTCTGGTTCAACATCTACATATGCACCATGCTTGAGGTTGGTTGCTTTGAGGTCCTTCGGCAGAGAACCTCTATTATGAGGCCTCCCCTAAACATCTAAACACGTCCAGGATTAATGACGTCATTTTATGAGATTTATGAATAAATTCGTCATTTTAAGGGATGAAATGACGAATGGACGGTTGGTTAACTACATTGCAGATCTCGTTCCTTGTCAGACTTATCGTACCTTAATTTTCCGTTCAAGTAAACGGAACTCCTCAATGCccaacaaagtctgatagagttGCTCTCTTAATGCTCATGGAGAGAGGATTCTTCTCAAATATGACACCTAACTCATCTCAACTATAATTCAACAAGTAAATCAATATTTGTGATAGTTTCATCAACATTTGTAGAAACAGTGCATATGAATTTTAGAATGTGTCATCGCTAACAAGACAAACCGTGATCACCATCAACATGGCTTTGCATGAGAAGAAGAGAGCCATATATAGCCAAGGACAAACTCGCCGACAATGAGATGAGCTTGTTGTAGCACGAATGCACATGTATATGCCGGCAAGTCATCCTTGGCTGCACACCACTCTCTGCCTCATCAGGCAAAGCCTTTGCCGTGTGACTAGTCACCGTCTGCCATTCACATTTCTGCTCTGTTTTTCTGGCTTCATAGAACTTGGTATATATAGGCAGCGCCTAGTTAAGACATCAAACAAGGTGGAGATTTTTTTTCGCACCTTCATATTTCAGTGCCAAGTAGAATCTTTCCTATTGCACTATGATGATGAATGAGcttcaaaaaaaaagaaaaaaagaaagtggGAGTGTTTGTGATGATGATCTGTTTAAGAGATTTTAGTGCTCATTGTAAACTACTCTAAACTCCTAAGATTTTTCTTTCTTCAGATGCTATTGTCACTGTTTGAAAGAGAAAAATATGTTGAGAGCTTGTGGATATGTTCCAAAAATGATCAATTATGATAAGAGAAGTTTGAATTGATGAAAGTTAGCTGCACAAGAAGAGAAAACATACTAGAAGTTGATTAGGTAGTTGAATATGATCAATTAAAGAAGTCATATAGATAAGATGCCCAAAGGACATTTAATCTAGTGTAGTAAAATATGACTCAGTCAATTTTACTACTGTTATATAGAATTTAAGGgagaaataaaatctatgtaatTAAATTTAAAGTAAGTGGAATAAGTAGTACAATTTGAATTTGATGGAAGGAAAAGAATCCTACTGTTGACTGGCATTGACTCATTTCAGGCGATTTATTCTTGCCAGTTTGCATGCTTTCTAGGTGCATTGCACTTGTCTTTTTCAACTTAATAATGATGGGGCTATGACTGCTAGTGAAAGTATAATGTCATACCAGTAACTATATTCTTGATTTGTGTTTCTAAAAGAGATGGAAGAACTGCAACCAAAGAACAGATGGAAGATTTTACCTTCTCTCTTTATTTGAGATGTGCCTCTCGAGTTTTTTATGAGGCATCTGGTTCTGTGGAAGAAAAATATAACTGGGAGGTCCACCCACCTAAATGTTCCACCAGATGTTGTTCATAAGCTTAGGTTTTCCCAAATAACatcacaaatggaggagaggaaaGTTCAGTTGGTAGTGCTAATGATGATTTCTGTATTCTAAtttattcaaaagtttcatcagTATGTACCTGGTTTTTCAGCAGGTTCTGGAATGACCATTGGCATGGTTCATGATCTTTCTATTACCAACCTGGTTGGATCTTCAACAAAAACAAGTGAGGTTTAAAATGAATTGGAAGCTGTAAATTGCTTCAATTTAATTTTCATTCGATACACATATAAGCATGCACATCAGAGTTTATGAGAAAAATACAACTATTGGAAACCTCAGTCTGTGATCATGCTTGGATCTTTTTATTCAAGGTAACAAACAGTGATACATTGCGAAGCTCAAGGGAATAATGAATTGAATGTGTCTGTAGAGACAATGAAATAATAGGATGTAGACTCTAGTTAGTACAAGCCAGACTTCCAAGGGTTGAATTTCATCTATATGACATGAGCAGCGTCCCCTGGTTCACATATCAGTACAAGCCTGGCTGGTGAGATCTTGCTGGCAAATGCTGGTTGAACCTTTTTGTATTCCTGCTTAACAAAAGCAGCAGCTTCCTCAGCACGATCAGCATCAACCAGAGCGAGACAGCAGCCTCTAAATCCAGCACCACTGAAGCGTGCTCCAAATACACCAGGAGCCTTCAAAAGGATTTCATacaaatctatcatctcttggcaCCCTGCAACAGTAAGAGTTTGATTATGTTTGGTTCTGTTAAACTTGAAaactaaaaaaatctaatattttcTATTGCATTCATTATGTGATAGTCATTACATGGGTATAACATAAGAGTTATGATTGAGCTCCAAATCTAAAGTACGAACATGGACCTAGACACAACTACATCTAACCCATTAACTCTAGTATTCTTCAACACTTCCTTAAGCCAGAAGATAAATACTATGTGTCTAATTGATTACATAAATTAGAAAAGTAGACATAAAAAGAATAACATTGACTAAGAATAACTATCATACACAACTAAGTAAAGTTCTGGAAATTATTGACACAGCACATAGGCGATGAATTTTCAACCTCAAACATGCATCGATATGGTATGGAGGATAAAGAGAGATATCTCAACAAAAAATCTCTTGAGTTTCTCCCTCAAGCGGCGCATAAAAGAGCATGCAGTAGATAGGCGGAAAAGGAAAGCCCCAAAGGATCCTAGAGGAAAGACCAATAGCACAGCTTAGCTTAATTCTTTCTCTGGTTTGGTCATCATTAGAGATACATAGCATAGCTTGGCCCTTGGCTAAAAGCTTCAGTATCATGTCTGTATTCTACATCTATCCTATGCTAAGTATTACTTTTTCAAACACATTAAATATTTCTGGTTCCAGCTAGTTGCAGCTAAATCCTACTTGTGTTCAGAATATGTTTTTTCACGCGACACATTATCGTTTTATTTTCACTTCCTCTTTTATTTTAATCCAACACGTCTTTTCTCTGAAAGAAATTAATCAGATTTACGTATCCATTTTAGGCCACCAATACATAAAGAAGGTGAGGGCTACAAGGATATCTTGGTGCACATCAAATATTCTTAATAGTTGCATACTGAGAAAGCAAGCAGAACAGGCAAGAAATATTGATCAGCAAAGAGTTGAAAATAATACAAGTTGGTATCAATTTAAGTATTTAGTTACCACACTCGTAATTCTTAATAGAACTGCGGCCAGAAGCAGATACAAGCCTCCCAAAATCTTCCAAATCTCCAGAAGCCCATGCCTCAAGTCCTAAAATTaacaaaaatgagtataaattgCTAAAATGCCCAAAAATATATTACAGACATTACTGCAACTGCAACAGGTAATGCATAGCTATAGGAAATTCAGTTGTACTGCAATTTCATGTATCAAGTACCATATTGCATCTTCACTTGTTGATTTCACTTAATCAAGTTTATAAATTGTCTATTTTATCTTTTAGTTCATTATGACGATTTTCATTAATTGCATAAAATAAGTTCTAGGATCTCATGAATAATTATTTGGACAATACTGCTACGCCAAAGAAAAACAAGGCAGACATGGGTAAGAGAAACAACCTTGTTTAACCCGCTTATTTTCTGAGAAGTAGTGAAGAGCTCTTTTTGCCTGATTAGGCTTTAACAAATCCTGAAAATGGATAAGAGAAGTAACTTTAAAAAACCATAAGAAAACACTAGCTTATCATATCAAACAGTTTATTCTTTTTTTTCACTTCCTAAGCAAACTAAGAGTAACAATGCAAGTTgccttaaaatgttttttttgtcCAATCTGCCATAAACTACTCAGTTTCTGATTTATTCTGAATGCCAAATATTAATTTATCAATTAAAAACCAATCAAATAGACTGATTATTGATAATATGGAACTATGGGGAGATACCAAACATAAGGCAAAACTTGGATACATTAGATTCAAAGAATAAGAACTTTACCTTCTAGGAAACAACAATTGTTAACTGCTTCATATTATTAGAAGATGTTAGATTAGTAATTagggagaaggaaataaaagtgACCATGGTTATTGATTGCTAAAATATCAGAGTTTTAGAATATTGAGAACAGATTTTCTAAAGTAATCAGATACTCAATGCCTGTAAAGGTTAAAAAGAGCCAGTTGAATAACAACAGCAATGACAATAAACCTTATGTGATGAGTATTTGAACAGCTGCATGGAGAATTTTCCCATTGTGATGTTGAACTAATACCACTAAGCATTTTTTGTTTAGCCAAGTTCTATATGCAATCAAAATATGCCATAGCACATTATGAGAAAAATGCTTTGGCAAGATTATAAAGAACAATGGACCACGAGTCAACCATCTGTGCTGCCTGTATGAATTTTATGACACCATTGAACTCTGCATAGGGTTATACCTCATGTGCTATGCAgctcttttaatttaatttaggttttctTTTAATTATGTTAAGAAACTTAAGAATGATGTTCATTGACTTCATGAAATATCTCAAGAAAAACAGAAATTGCAGCTGTCAGGAATAATTATTAATGACCAATATCATATTATCATACAAAAAAAGAAGTAAAGGAGCATACCTTGTGTGCTTCAAAGAAGACTGGATCAACTGTAAAAAGCAAAATCAGCTAATattatttgatatattatattcTCCAGGTAAATAATCCACCCCTCCCTAAACCATTATTTTCTTACCGTTGCAAAGAAGAGGCTCCATGTATCCATTACCTGCAGCACTGTAAATGTGGAATTAACACTGAAACATATGACTTCCAAAGAATTAATGTTCATTTGAACTGCTgtaagtttaattaaatatttttagattCTTCTGCAAGGATTTGTTGTCTCATTCAAAGAACATTTACAACACAACATGGAACACCATGCTAATGCTAGGATGTCTGTCATGTATGTATGCATATTACCAGATCAAGGATACAAATTGCATGTCTGGTGTACGGTAACATACTTATCCAACTTCGCCATCAATAATTGGAAGTATACCCTTCATCAAGATGCCCATATATATTCTGGTATAGAAAAGAGCAACAACTGAAGTTGACTAAAGGACTTCACGAGGTTTGCATTTAAAAATTTGTTGCATAAGTTGGGTGATGGAAAATGAAAGAGAAAGCTTTAATGTGGCTTTGAGCTTTCCTTATTTACAGAATTCCAGAAAGATATTAAAACTAGCTCTTAAGACAGCAAATTTCAAGGGCATGACAAGCTAAGTAATATTATTAGGTATTTCTTGCTAACCTTTAAATACAGCATCATCCACTAAAGGAATTATCAAACACATAATGTCATCCTGTGGAACTCTAAAGAGGATAAATTTTTAGGCCATACTCGACTAGGAAaaattgacaaatttgtcaagtatAATCAATGAgaataaataaatataacaaaGTTCATAACTTCATTGATCTGGTCTGGTCTTTGATGAATCTTCAACTCTTACATTTTGGCAATAAAATACAGCCTTCATTCCAGATGCTAGGAAGATGAAAATTCTTGGATTAACAAATATCTTCCATCAATATACAATGCAAGTACAAGGATGCTTTCATACAAACTAATCTTGATGTTGTGCATGTTCAGATGCACCCTTAAAATAAGACAAGAACCTAAATTGCAATGAGGACTACAAAGTGTGGAAATCATGATGCACAGAACCGCGCCCAATGGAAGGAGTTGCTTTTTGTTATAACTGGGGTACCAAACATCACTGAGATTGTCTCAATGGTACTTCGAGGAGCCAATAGGATGGGACACTCACGGGGAAGAAGCCTCATTTGTTAGAACATAAGAGTGAAGATAgcaaaggaagaaggaagaaaaggatGTTAGAGAGAGacaaggaaataagagaagaggaAGACTCAAGCATCAGTTGATGAAAATGGTCTTGTGAGCAAAGAGAcggaagaaggggaaagagaggACACATTTAATAATAGGTTACTGACAATACAGAAGCCTTCCAAAACACTAAGAAATTCCTCCTAAATTGCTAAAAGTCAAATTAAGGGCACATGAATATATGCAAGTAGAATTTTCCTTTGAAAACAATGTATCTTTCTGCAGAGAAAAAGGAATCATGTAGAACTAAGATACTTTATGAAATAAACCCAACATCCACATTCACATGGTGCACAATACCACATAATGCTTGGCAAAGTATCTTACTCTAAAAGAATTTCTGCTGCCTCCTTGCATTCTGAAACGCGAGTATTGTATCCAGAATTTCTTATTAGAGGTTCCTTTAAACCTGAAAATGCCAACAAAATCTTGTATGTAGCTTGTCCGTGAGATCGCTGACATTGTCCATTTTGCAGATTTGAGAAGTAGACATTGTCGTGTTTCCTTGTCTATTCCAATAAAAGCAGTTAGCAGATAAAGCCATTGAAACAGAAATGACTTCAATTAGTATCAACAAAGTTGTTTCAAGAAAATGTTGAACAtactagtttaaaaaaaaatcaatattaaaCTAGGTATCAAAGGGTACAATATGCTAATTTTGTTCTAAATACCTAGTTGTTGTGTATACCCACAAAAGTAAGAGTAAGAAACGATAGGATTGTTGATTTCAAACTCCACTAACCAAAGCTAACTACTTAAAACTAACTCCAGGTTTTGAGAGAACATAAAGACAAATCCCTTATTTCTCCTGTTTCTGTGGCCTCCTATGCCCTCTTCTTTAACTTTTTACTCCCTCACTTTATCCTTCTGTTTACTTTCCAAATGTCTGCCTAGAGAAAATGTCATAATTTGAGGGCTCATATAATAGGAAAAGATCATCCAGCAGAAAACTAAGTTGCATCTAGTACTgtaaaactataacaaatataTACTCAAACAAAAATAGAGCTCCATTtgccccacttggacttaccttaCAGTCAATCCATGTAAGATGCCCATACTTTGAAAGCAAAATGGCTGACTGATCCAGAATACCATTTTGCAATAGTAAATATCCATTCTCAATTAACCTGCATGATGTAAGTTACCAAGAGCTTGTTATGGCACAAATCAAAAAGGTTCTAAAATCAATCACATGTGTGCATTTTGTGACCATAACCAAAGTCTAAAAGACCAGCACATAACTGCTTAAAGTCCTAGACCGGAACAGTTCTGTAATGGGACAGTGGCACAAGTTGACACTAATCAGTTTGTGTCAATATAGCAGCAGGGGAGGAAGAGTAAGAATAGAATATGAGGGGGAGGGGGAAGGAAGAAAGAGAGGGAAAGGGAGAATAAGAAGACTTACCTCCATTGATCATCCACCCACCTCCTAGAGTTAGCAATTTTAGAGAAATCAGAAAAGAGATTGGATTGCCCAACATTCAAGTTCATTGATTTGTGAAGAAGTTTTTTCATTGATGAGGGCTTTGATGTACGCCCACCTTGTGCACTTATCGATGATTTGAAATAGGGCTACAATGTCATGAAGTTGTGACAACTTGTTCCATATACTAGGACTGATTCAGAATTGTACATCTTACCCGTATCATGCAAAATGGGAGGAAATTTAAAAACTTGACCATAGATTTAAAAATAAACACATTGACAAATGTAAATTTATAGGAAGTGTTTTCATGATTTGCAATTTTGCATCTTCTAAGCATGACAAAGGCAGGTGATGCAAATAATATGATAAAATAAAGCAAATCatggtttaattttaattttatttttctttctttgaaaaatattagtATGTTCATATTTTATACTTTGTCTATAACATCTAATCCATGCTGCATCAAGTCTTAAAGACTGGGGCTGGGCTACTGAAATGCTTATCTATAAGTCTGCTTCTCTGTAGTTATTTGTTCTTCCTTGCAGACTGGTGTAGGCACACAACCTTGTGAAATTGTGAGATTTGCCGACTGAGGCACATAGACTTATCCCATCCAGCTCATGATGTATCAGCAGATTTTCATGATTTCCATTCACCAATTAGCTCTGTGCTAAACCTATTGCTAATGCTTTTGATGTTGTAGAACTTTTGTCCTAGAGAAAAACATGACTCTGtagtaaaaataaaattgaaactaCAGAAATCAATAGAAAAATTTTAACTCCTCAAAGCAGTCTGTCCACAcattaaaaatcatgaaatcatAACTGTAACAGAGAAACTAACCATTAGAAAATCTTGAATTCAATTTTAAATACACTATTTTGGGAGAGCTTACCGATCAAGTTCAATGTTATCTTCAGGGGATATAGTCTTACCATTTACCCTTTCTAAAGCTAAAAGGTAAGCAATGCCAACCTGTTcataaaaaaaatgcaaatatattagataacaaaacatgcTTTAAGACaaggaatataattaaaaaaaaatgcagtACCTCTGGTTTATAATACATATCACACAAGACAAAATTAGTTTGCTTTATATGTCATGCTGCAGGTCAAACAATTAAATTGTTGCAAAAAACTGTAAAGTAACACATTCTAGCATAAGTAGTACAGGCGTTATCCAACTCTAAATTTACAACATAGCTTATTCAATGGCCTCTGGCAGACATATAATTGAAATTTTCACCTTGAAAGATGGTTTACATGCAAAGTTTCAAATTGGTAAATTTACAAGTGCATGTCCATATTGCACACTAAAGTTTAATGCTTCTATCTTCATGGGATCATGCTTAAGGCAAATCCACACTGTTGTTCATCCATTCATATCTTGCATGTTTGCTCTGTATGGATGGTCTCAATTACAATTTACAAAGGCCTCCAACTTGGTAAATGTTCCCATATAAATGGCCAATCCACTGCTGCAGCTGCATGAGCTCATGGTCTCTTCAATGGAAGGGCATGTGTAATAATTGAAT from Zingiber officinale cultivar Zhangliang chromosome 4A, Zo_v1.1, whole genome shotgun sequence includes the following:
- the LOC121972694 gene encoding 60S ribosomal protein L7-4-like → MVKHQELTAKKMSRANRKLIFARAQQYSKEYESKEKELIQLKRDARMKGGFYVSPEPKLLFIIRIRGINAMHPKTRKILQLLRLRQIFNGVFLKVNKATINMLRRVEPYVTYSYPNLKSVKELIYKRGYGKLNKQRIPLTDNSIIEQGLGKYGIICIDDLVHEIVTVGPHFRGANNFLWPFKLKAPLGGLKKKRNHYVEGGDAGNREDYINELIRRMR
- the LOC121970756 gene encoding galacturonokinase-like isoform X2, with amino-acid sequence MGASSWPSLEEERVVEMSGADIQDVRVVVSPYRICPLGAHIDHQGGIVTAMTINMGLLLGFVPSRDAQVSVKSAQFHGEVKFSVDEVQCPNKVREEPDWSRYPRGALYALQNKGHHLTKGFIGFICGSEEHSSGLSSSAAVGIAYLLALERVNGKTISPEDNIELDRLIENGYLLLQNGILDQSAILLSKYGHLTWIDCKTRKHDNVYFSNLQNGQCQRSHGQATYKILLAFSGLKEPLIRNSGYNTRVSECKEAAEILLDAAGNGYMEPLLCNVDPVFFEAHKDLLKPNQAKRALHYFSENKRVKQGLEAWASGDLEDFGRLVSASGRSSIKNYECGCQEMIDLYEILLKAPGVFGARFSGAGFRGCCLALVDADRAEEAAAFVKQEYKKVQPAFASKISPARLVLICEPGDAAHVI
- the LOC121970756 gene encoding galacturonokinase-like isoform X1 produces the protein MGASSWPSLEEIDAVKERVVEMSGADIQDVRVVVSPYRICPLGAHIDHQGGIVTAMTINMGLLLGFVPSRDAQVSVKSAQFHGEVKFSVDEVQCPNKVREEPDWSRYPRGALYALQNKGHHLTKGFIGFICGSEEHSSGLSSSAAVGIAYLLALERVNGKTISPEDNIELDRLIENGYLLLQNGILDQSAILLSKYGHLTWIDCKTRKHDNVYFSNLQNGQCQRSHGQATYKILLAFSGLKEPLIRNSGYNTRVSECKEAAEILLDAAGNGYMEPLLCNVDPVFFEAHKDLLKPNQAKRALHYFSENKRVKQGLEAWASGDLEDFGRLVSASGRSSIKNYECGCQEMIDLYEILLKAPGVFGARFSGAGFRGCCLALVDADRAEEAAAFVKQEYKKVQPAFASKISPARLVLICEPGDAAHVI